The genomic DNA ttatctggatgagaTAGATGAAGTGAGAGGTATTGATGCCCACAAAAGACtcccagaaagattagtgttcaagtacaagggtggAAAAGAATTTACTTGGActcttcataggattctcaatgaaggctactctaTCTTAGTAAAAGTATTCTCTGCAATCAAGAAAGATTTTATATTCATCATGATGGCCAAAACAGAGATACTTAACAAAATTCAACAAATTCAAAGGAGCTGGAGAGAACCAGGCGCACTTCAAAAAatcttaactattccttacactggaagtagagtgcacttgaagccttactggttgatggagttcaaggatgagaaaAACACCAGAAGATTTTTCACGACTAGAAGATCATCTAAACATATCAAGTAATGAAACTCTAAATGAAATGCAAGAGATGCTGGATCTATCTAATGAAGATGAactgagttctacagacaactccaactccagatagaagagaacaatgTGAAGCTTGGAAATAAGACCAAACATTCAAGGAAAAAGGActaatctgctcagactagaggagcaccttgaacaaaGCTTGTAAGACTTGTGTGAACTTTCTTCTGTCAACTTTCAATAAATTTGCAGCACTTAACATGTTATCTGCTACTGAAAGATCTTTTTGTATatggtgttttgttatcatcaagtccatctaaatttatgcctataattctagtagacataaattgggggagattgttaggaatatgttgtagacttgatgatattttaccaaaacaccttagtagatttaattaagtgagtttgtagctttcaacggataatctcacttatcatccgttgaaaaagtagcttatgtttaaataagtctTTGTAGCACATTCTTGTgtattgtaatgccttagagaactagaagttATAGGATatttcaagtcatgttgactgcaaGAATGATATTTAAAATAGgctggctaattgtaaatattagatgccttgtaattttgcataagtgaaattaAGTCAACTGCTATGAAAATACTCTCAATGGATGTTTCTACAAggtttcgacggatgacccaagttccaatcaacggatgatccaatagagtctcgacggatgatccaacagagtctcgacggataacaaattcaaataagAGTTGATcgtgacttgacagtcacatggggtgattgtatacaaaaggaatgtggcagcctgtaatcaggattatgaaaatcaagaagcatttccatttccatgctaacttgaagaaatataaagatgctggatggagaaatgaaggaacatgtgattagacttagacatgtttgttttattagtttgtctttttcacatataacttggtaatatataaaccaagagtaacaagtagaaaaatatcgatcgaaagaattgagaaatagataaggcacaatttgttaagaatttcttagtTTTCTCTTTGTAAAATTTActtataagcagctgtgtactctttgcatcacagagatcttctacatttatatattATCTCTAGTggaaacaacaatccaccagaaagtttttaaacatcctTATTTATTTACTTTATATTTGAATACTTGAAAATTTCTTATCCGCACTTAGCATATTCATACacagttatatttatatttgtaagaattttaaagattgaaaagaaaccaaaaattacattcaacccccttctgtaattctactttagattgtttgggaataacataaGGTGCCAGCCAAACATGCCCGTAATTTTAACATGCAACTTAAGCTGTTTTTTCTTCTTTTAAAAATAGGAAACTTACTCGAGGAAATGGTCTAAACTACATAAATATTCATTTATTTTGCACAACCCTATCTTACTCAAATAGAAACTAAATTAGAATAGAAACTAAAAACTACACCACACCCAATTTAAATACACTCTCCCACACAGAACTCCGTataattccctccatttttaattATCAATTAGTTAACTACTTTAAAATATAACATCACCATATTTTTATACATCGTTCAACAATCGGTATGAATACCATATGTGATATATTTCGGCGATAAATCACTATTTTTGCCTACAAAAATTACTAAAATGTACTGGTTCCCCGAATAGTACTGATTTCAATTTAGTGATTCAGATAAGTTTAAATACTGATTGATCGTCGTAATATAGCAAATATACTATGCAAATTGATGAGTGGGAGATAGAGAAAAAATACGGTGAAGTTATATTTAAAAAAAAGTTAATTGATtaacgggaaaaatcaaattaaaaatgaaggggaatatatatatatatatatatagatatatattttatatatatatatgaatacaTAATGTAAATGGAGGAGAGAGAAAGCGGTTAAATATGTTACTTTTATCGGTTTCTAATTtctattttaaaattgatttttatttgatcattagtttatatatatatatatatacatatatatatatatgtatgtaggcCTTTTTTCCATCGAGAACCCTGAACCGTGAAGAACTatatgtttttattttataatctcatcacaaattttaaaattttatttttaaaagtatAAAAACTCGATGCTTATGTAgtataataattatatttgaatataACAAATAGTTTGACAACTAAATTTGATTTTACAGTGGAATGATTTTGGATAAGTGTGATTCTACTACATAACCACTTTAAACTTTTTTATTAAAGTTCATTgcttttttaaataaaaaattatgtaacttcattttttaacttgaaaattaaaatttgtaactatATATAATGAACAATGAAATacattatatatttaatatatttttaataatgaTTCTCTATCGAACTCTATATAATGGTGGTTTGGAGTGCTACccaatatatataaaaaatataaaaaatgagtatTTCAGGTGTTCTCCGATTAAAATGTTCTCCACCGGAAACCTTTTTATGATGAAAAttagaaatttaaaaaaaaaaattaaatcacgTCGAAATCACATTTAACTTTTTGACTAactagtcaaattgatcaaattttgactcaagttcattaatattttataattaaataaaataaaaaaattatattattggaAAGTACATTTTAtctattttaaaatataattttcagttttttaaattaataaaaaagtaATTTTTAGTTTTAATAAAAAGTTAGTCAAATTAATCGATAAAAATAAAGATATGAGAACTTAAAAAATGTAAAAGAACGTACTATGGGTGCGCAGGAGGGAGACATTAGATTAGTTTCTGGTCTCCTCCCTCCAAGTCCATCTCTCACACACGCACACCTCTTCTTCTCTCTCTACAATTATACTAAAAAAACCGgacacaattttaatattttcttGCACAGAACTCGACGCTTTATAAGCCATCTTCAACTTCTCTCAACTTCAACTCCCCTCTTTTGTTTCTGTACTTTAAATAAAAACACAAATACTTTCACTACAAAGAACATAAATATAAATCACCGTTGTAACTTGTAAGCATGTTGCACATTAACTGATGCTGTTTATAACTACTTGTTGTGTGTACATATATAATGGATCTTGGGCTGATGAGCTTCAATGGTTATAATGAAGATGGTAATGCTTCATCTTCTCGATCTGTGTTACAGAGATCTACTCATTCTTTGCTTGCTAATGATAATGGCCCACCTTCATTTAGCATCTCTTTCACTAACCCAATCCCAGCTGCAAATTATCAAGATTTTTCAAGACAAGGTATTTTACATAGTTTGTTTGTTATGTTGATATGTTTGTGTTCTTGTTTATTGTAAAGATTGGATCTTTTTTTAAGTTCAGATTTGACCATAGTAGACATTGTTTGAATAGAGAAGGTGATATGTTGTTTATATGACTAGTACTAGGATGGGGACTTTTGATTTGTGATATGTTGGTGCTTCAAGATTCTACTGTTGtgtttgttttgtgttttctgATTATTGTGTCAAAAAGTTGGACTTTTTGATGTCATAGGCTTATAGCTTTCAGTTGCTCCTTCACTATACTTATTGTTCTTATAAGTTACTGGATTTTTATTGTTGTCAAATCATGATTCCATATTGAAAATTGGTGTCTATTTCGAATGGAAAATAAGCCTGGATCATGGCTCAAACTACTGAAACAATTGTAACACATGATGTGGGATATGAGGGGATGTATATGAAGAGTATCATATGCCTTGCTTGACATTTTGGTTTTTGGATTTTACTTTTCTTGTTTCTTTCTTATCTTTTGGAAATTGATCTTTAACTTGTATACTATTTTTTTCCAGGGTATGGTTGTGGAGGGTCCCCTGGTGGAATGGATGGTCCTTTTACTAGGTGCAGAGAGCCATTTACCCCATCCCAGTGGCTGGATCTTGAACTTCAGGCTTTAATATACAAGTACATCGTAGCAAACGTGCCAGTTCCGTCGCATTTGCTATTTCAAATTCGAAAATCTCTGAACCCATTTCTATATGCTGGGTCTCTTGCTGGATCATATGCCCCTAAATCATGTAAGCACGATATGTTAATATTATTTCTTACTAGTTCCTAGTATAAGGGCACTTTGGTGACTGAAAAGTGTATGTAGTTTCTAATGTGCTAATGAAGCTCTAATATGTCATTTAATGCTTAAACAATGGAGCATTTATGTGGTCTTATTTTGCTTCTGGTATCTCTACTGTGCACTTTTAGAACTTGTGTATGTTAAATAGATTTAGTTCACCTACCAAGCCTCGGATCTTTTTTCTTATCTACTAAATTTATCTGAAATAGTTATGAGATTGCAAGCATATATAAATAGATAGATTATCTCAGGTTCCCAACGTTCAAGACATTAGGAAATCAATTTAATCTAGAAATGAATTGGAAATCAGTAATTAGTTTATAACAGATTTATTCATATATATCCAAGATTTCCATCAAAAGgaagtaattatttttgctaattcGTACTTTATGTTTGTTTCTCTTTTACAAATTCTGGACATGCAGTTGGATGGGGCACTTTCCACCTAGGTTTATCTGGAAGCAATGATCCTGAGCCTGGTAGATGTCGTCGAACAGATGGAAAGAAATGGCGGTGTGCTAGAGAAGCTGTTCCAGATCAGAAATACTGTGAACGGCATATAAATAGAGGCCGCCATCGTTCAAGAAAGCCTGTGGAAAGCCGAAAAGGCCAAGCTGTTTCTGGAACCACTAATATAACAGAAGTGGCAGTCGCATCCTCATCAGAAACCGTAATGCCCGGCAGTGGCACTTCAAAAAGCTTGAGTATTATGCAACACCAAACCAAGAGTTTGCAGTCCGCTACTGCAAATCCTTATTCTAACGTTGTTCTTAGCAGGTAATTATCTAATTGATTAGTTCACTTTACCTGTGTATATAGTTACCCACCCTGCTTGTTCTCATAATCTATTGTTAATTTCTTTTTATTTGAAAAATTCTAGCATTAGGATGACAGTGTGTAAAATTTTTGCACTCTTCTTTTTGCTATGAGTAGACCCCAATTTTAAATCTTGAATGTTGCGGTAGACCCCTTAATATTATCTTTCTTTCTTTTGTTTTTGGTGAAAGTGACCAGTCTTGAGTATTAAACTTTGAGATTCCTTCTCTATGAGGCTTTCATTATTGGTTCTGTTTCAATTTTTTTGGCCTTACTGTAGGAAACATAAGTATTTTCCATTATTTTCACATATATATTTCTGGTCCCAACTCTCTTTATTTGCCTTTTCCTCCTTTCCCACTTCATGTCGAATGTTTTCATTTTGGATACATAAATGTCTTGCTTATAAATCTGAAAGTAGATTATATCACGTGACAGAGTTCAAGGCATGCAAAGTCAGTCCATATTATCTCCCACCATGGACTTGAAGTCGAAGGATTCTCTACCATCCCTCGGACAACAGCATGTCCGCGCAGAAGGCTCTTCTCTCCAAGAGTTTGGCCTTGTCTCATCAACCTCCCTGCTCTATTCTTCAGATAAGTGTTCCTATAATGATCCTAGAAATCATGATGTATTTCTGAATTTCAATGAACAAGAAACACAAAACCAACTACCATTGCACCGTTTCATGGATGACTGGCCTAAGAATCGGTCTGATCATCTCACTATCGGTTGTCCTGATGAATTTAAATCAGACTGGACTCAGCTCTCAATGTCAATTCCTAAGAATTCCTCTACCTTCTCTTCGTGCTCAAATTCTCCACGTGAGAAATTCTCCCTCATGCCTTTAAGCATAC from Apium graveolens cultivar Ventura chromosome 5, ASM990537v1, whole genome shotgun sequence includes the following:
- the LOC141723427 gene encoding growth-regulating factor 2-like; the protein is MDLGLMSFNGYNEDGNASSSRSVLQRSTHSLLANDNGPPSFSISFTNPIPAANYQDFSRQGYGCGGSPGGMDGPFTRCREPFTPSQWLDLELQALIYKYIVANVPVPSHLLFQIRKSLNPFLYAGSLAGSYAPKSFGWGTFHLGLSGSNDPEPGRCRRTDGKKWRCAREAVPDQKYCERHINRGRHRSRKPVESRKGQAVSGTTNITEVAVASSSETVMPGSGTSKSLSIMQHQTKSLQSATANPYSNVVLSRVQGMQSQSILSPTMDLKSKDSLPSLGQQHVRAEGSSLQEFGLVSSTSLLYSSDKCSYNDPRNHDVFLNFNEQETQNQLPLHRFMDDWPKNRSDHLTIGCPDEFKSDWTQLSMSIPKNSSTFSSCSNSPREKFSLMPLSIPSELDTVNMNLAFRNDPSEKQTSWNPLTWENSMGGPLGEALNSTSNSVEDSSRSSLMHNLRNSEVWDGHSQLGSSPTGVLQKTTFVSVSNSSAGSSPRAGNKIGGSSLPDDIPCSIPSS